The Haliotis asinina isolate JCU_RB_2024 chromosome 2, JCU_Hal_asi_v2, whole genome shotgun sequence genomic interval AGATGTCCTCATTGCTGGACCACAGGCTGTGACAGGGAAACTGGGGTATGTGAACAGTGTCAACCTGGTTACCATGGACACCACTGCAGTAGCACGTGCCCCGAGAAGTGCTACACAGGAAGAGATGGACACAAGCACTGTAACAGGGATACTGCAGTTTGTCTAGAAGGATGTGCGACTGGGTGGCACGGACCACACTGTAAGACCCCGTGTAGTGCCTCCTGCAAGTCATCCCTGTGTTACGGCCATGATGGATCGTGTGTGGAGGGCTGTGTTCCTGGGTACAGTGGAAAACACTGCCACAAGAAATGTTTCCATTGTAGAGACAATGTGTGTGACCACCATGGACGGTGTTCAGCGTGTAGTGATGGGTGGTTCGGAGAGAGATGTGATAAGGCTTGTGGGTCGTGTTTGGATGGTGTATGTGATGTAGACGGTAGCTGTAGTCGTGGGTGTAAGGACGGGGCATACGGGAGTCACTGTCAGCATACATGCAGTGGGGATTGTGTAGCGTGTGATCAGAGGACAGGGTTTTGTAATGATGCAGGGGTTGTTGATATTGAGACAGAACTTGATGTGCTTGCAGGTAGAAGCTCCATAATGTATGTGAAGTATCAAAACATAATGTCAGTGGCGTTTGTAGTTATATACGCACTGAGTCAGTAGTAGAAGAGGCTCGAAccgatgattttattacctcccttgggtgGCTCTTTATCCAATCAgatgtctacgctgggaagttgagcggaccaatcacaactcactttcgcttcttaaattatctaaacgattaaacttggcaacacaattgAAGCAGAGGGACTCTGAAAAGAGTAGAAGGAGCTCTTGTCAGTTTGTCTGTTTGATttccaccaaaacaaacaaacctttccGGCTGCCATTGCTATCTTTGTTGATACTGGTAAGCTGTAACGGTGGCTAAGCTAGTTGGCTATACTGTGcgcaaagggaggcaactagggtatagtggagacctATCGtagcgtataccctggagaaTATTGAGAAGGGGCACTCTGTGGCTGAATTAGTAGAGCGCTGGACTGATAATTCTTAGTCAGGAGTTCGAGACGAAGTAATGACTGAAACCTTTGCGAGTGTCAGGAGGGTGAGCGAGTCGTGGTTTATAGGTCACGCCAGCGCTCATAATATGCTCGTTCTATGGACAACGTTGTAGAGCAACACGACAATCTTGTCAAAATTGTATTTGGAGTAGTAGTTTCGTCTCATTTGActtcttttttaaaatgttgctCTAATATCGAGTGTGCATGAACGTATGCTTTGTTATTTACTATTTTTGAGGTCCTTTCTGACAGGCAGCTTCAAGATTTATACAAAAGTTATTTCctttgtgacagtttcatgGCTTTTGCTAAGATGTTTTCCCactgtttgtgtttgtcttgtttcGTAGTCTTGTaaatttgacacatgtcatattctTGACATACGTAATTAAATGGTATGTTTctattgtttggttgttttgggtttttgtttttgttttgtttttggtgtttgttgtttgtttttgtttctgtaaatattggACCAGGGAATGGGTTGTCTACAACGTAAAGAAGACATGGGTGTGCACATAATGATGCAGTGGTCAAACTTTCATGTACATGCAGGTACATGCTCCTTGATCTCTTCAGAGTATCTTAACGTACTATCAGTTACGTTTGTACTTTTCTTCGAACTCTAAGATGTCAATTATTTGTGAATTCATTGATTTATCTATTGGTGAATTGTTttattgactgattgattgatttatcGAATTACGTTGGTAGAACTCAGCGAGTAACCGGTATGATCAGTATCAGTCAATAATCAGGTTTCTGCAGACACAAATGTTAATTGACAAAACCATCTCACATTAACATTGACCTATTGATTCTAGTTAAGTCACCTCACAAACTGACTGTTTGCCTACTCACACTGTTCGTACTCCTGTTCACGGCCATATCATTCGGTTCCCATATTGATATAATGTGATGTAACAGAGCACATACAATGAATTTGTTTACAAACCCGATCGCACATGAGTGCGTGCAGGCGCGagtgcatttgtgtgtgtgtgagtgagtgagtgattgtgtgagtgattgagtgtgtGCGTGGACGTTTGAGATTACATATATGCGTACAATGTACATCAGAGTACAATGCAATAAACTGCGCATTAATAACAATGGAGTTGTACTAAATTTGACGACCACATTTCCGGAGATTCGAACAATCTAATGACGACTCTGTTTTGAGAGCATGTAGTGAACTGTTCCTCGTCGGTGTAACTGGGCAACACGGTTGAAGGCAATTTCTGAAACCTCACATAGCAGTCTGCAATAGGAGCAATTTTACCGATAATGGTTGTCAGTTGTTTAATGGTTGTGAAAATGTTCAGGTCCATtttgtatatgtaaatatgtaagaAATGGGCTATATTCCTGACACTTGATGAGAATACTCATACATTTGATTCAAGCACAGTGATGTTCTTCAGCTACATGCCTCCAGTAAACTCCACTTACTATAGAACTGTAAACGAGAGCCCGAGGAGACAAATAGAGATCATATTTAATGTAGTGGCAACGTCCAGTTCGTTGTTAAAAGCGACTTGAATGCTTGGGCCAGATTCGAGCTTGATTTTTATTGTCGATGATGACCTTACGTACAGAGTCTAAAGACAATACAGTGAATTCATTTGGACGATCACTATTATCGTTACGTCGAGTGATGGGTTTACGTATGCTATACGGTCGAACAGGAAACGTTAAAGATGGAAACTGGACAGTTCTTTCACACACTGGAAGAGTGCCAATGCCTTTGTCTTCGTTCCCACGAGTTTGAACAAAAGCGTCTCTGCCTTTAACATACGTGCCATGCCAGAACATGACCACCTACCATCGCCATGTACGTTTACTTTAGACTGTCACAATACGACAGGACAGCAGTTGGGACCATGGGATAGATTCAAGTGGAAACCACACTTAGGTCAAGTATATATCAGCAACTAAAACCAGTAGCTACAAAACGTATTTGTGGAGAACCTGACATTGATGGGGCTGTAAGTCATCTATTTAAAGTCATTAGTGAATGTGCAGCTGCAGGTTGTATGCAGTCAGAGATGTGGGGGTGGGTCAGTATCAGAGTCAGCCCAGGTGGTGGGACCAGGAATGGGAGACCCGCAGGTACAGGTGTTTACATAGGTTCAGATCATCTGGCTCTGACATTGACTATAAATGTACTCTAATTGCTGGTGATTTAAACGTACATAACTATttcttactactactactactactactactactactactactactactactactactactactacaagcATGgctacagcagcagcagcagcagcagcagtagtggtagtagtagtagtagtagtggcgaCTGATCGCCCTGTGCGCCATTAAACGAATAAAGCTAACAATCCCTCTAACGACGAAGGGGAGACGGAgtgattttatgccacttccAACAGTATCATGTCAGCTCGGGTTGACAAAACTGGAAGGTCTTCGTGCTTAAAGAGTATGCTCAAATCATAAATGGGACATGTGCTCTGCTTGCAGGTGATCAAAAACAAAGTACAAATAACTACCACCAGCACCacaaaccaccaccatcactagTACTTAGCTGCGATGATAGGGATCAGAACTGGAATTGGTGTGTATGCGATATATGCtcgtagtaagaggcgactaacggaactgggtggtcagactcattgactGGGTTGATGTCATCGCAAagatgtcatcgcatcccatttgctgacacatgtcatcggttcccaaatgtgcagatcgatgctcatgctgttgatcagtggattgtctggtccagattcgattatttacagaccgccccgacatatagcttgaatattgctgagtgtggcgtaaaactaaactcactcagtcactctttcCTTGTGACGCCAAAGGGACACAGCTGTGGATGATAGTGCAATACCCTGGGGCCTTAGACTTGACAGGGTCGCGCGTGCTTGTCAGCCGTCTGTGTTGGGTTTAGAATGTATTATTCATTACTGCGTTTTGCTTATAACTCTGAACTGTCATTGAATTAAGTGTCTGTCGGTTACCCAGGGTCACATAATGGCTTGTTTTTGCCATATTTGTGTGttgtgtcgtgtcgtgtcgtgtcgtgtcgtgtcgtgtcggtCGTGTCggtcgtgtcgtgtcgtgttgATTTCCTGTACCACGTGGCCTTAGTTTTCTTGAAAACCAGGAACAAACACCATGTAGTCACTGAGATCGTTAATGACTGTATGACTGGACTCATGGCAAATTACCCTTTGGCTTAAATATACAGAGATTAGCTGACCAACATGGTCTCTACAACTGTAACCTAGTTGACCCTTCTGCTCCGCCTGTCATACCACCGTGAGGCCTGAAGTCTGGATTGAATTTAATAGTGAGTAAGGGAATGGACCAAAACATGATTAAAGTGATAACTCAAGACTTTCTTTCTGAAACATATTCTAAtttcacacatatacacactgatgcacatatatacacatccaATGATCGTACTGTAGGTGCTTTTCGGAAACCCTATTTATCGATCACTTAGGTGTTCAGAGTTCCTGATTATTTTTCTGGTTTTTTTTGCAGATGAACTTTTGTTCATTTAGCAAGCATTGAGATGGGTAGATGAACATGAAGTAATTATCTTTACAAATTCCATGACAGCAATTAAAGCTATAAAAGATGGTGCAAATGGATCGAGAGATATTATGAGATaacatattatttttaactaaaTCAAGTCAATGTGTTGGGCGCAAATAGGCCTCTTACAGGCTCATGTCGCCCTAAAACTGTAAATCCAACCAACCAACGCAAGACCCCGCTTACAATACAATACGTATTTGAGAATCATGATTACGTAAAATCATTGTGTTGTAACTGTATGTTGTATTGCTCAAAGAAGTACTAGTATGTGATGCTAATTCTATGCTTGTTAATGGGGTACAACAACTGTGTTAGTGATACCTGTGTTTCTGTATATGTGatgtatatgatgtatatgtgatgtgtgtggtgtacatgtcatgtgtatggtGTATGTGTGACGTATATGGTCTATATGTGATGTGTATGGTGCATATGTGATGTACATGCTCTGTATGTGATGTATATCGTGTATTTGTGATGCATATTGTCTATATGTGATGTATATCGTGTGTATGCGATGTCTATGGTCTATGTGTGGTATATGGAGTATATGCGATGTATATGGTCTATATGGGATGTATatagtgtatatgtgatgtataTAGTGTATATGCTATGTATATGGTCTATATGTGATGTATATGGTCTATGTGTGATGTATATGGTGTATATATGCTGTTATGTTATGGTTACTCTGTATTTGGTGTATCTGTGTACATGGTGTGTTCTGTGATGTATATGGTCTATATACGCTGTTATGTTGTGGTTACTCTGTATTTGGTGTATCTGTGTACATGGTGTGATCTGTGATGTATATGGTCTATATACGCTGTTATGTTGTGGTTACTCTGTATTTGGTGTATCTGTGTACATGGTGTGTTCTGTGATGTATATGGTCTATATACGCTGTTATGTTGTGGTTACTCTGTATTTGGTGTATCTGTGTACATGGTGTGTTCTGTGATGTATATGGTCTATATACGCTGTTATGTTGTGGTTACTCTGTATTTGGTGTATCTGTGTACATGGTGTGTTCTGTGATGTATATGGTCTATATACGCTGTTATGTTGTGGTTACTCTGTATTTGGTGTATCTGTGTACATGGTGTGTTCTGTGATGTATATGGTCTATATACGCTGTTAT includes:
- the LOC137272323 gene encoding multiple epidermal growth factor-like domains protein 11 — translated: MNSGKTLTLVVLFPALLPLTYSLEHPSQDSCSTNGCRHGNGLLRCQSCNTGCHGSNCSSTCHGHCDGDGCDRYTGECFRCRPGFYGRQCDKPCPPRCSGSTVGGAVYCDRHTGACSESCGGGWTGSHCDERCPDKCKSSVCQKHTGHCLDGCNGRWAGDFCNMSCDNCLMGRCSNTGYCLLGCEAGFYGQKCEVRCPHCWTTGCDRETGVCEQCQPGYHGHHCSSTCPEKCYTGRDGHKHCNRDTAVCLEGCATGWHGPHCKTPCSASCKSSLCYGHDGSCVEGCVPGYSGKHCHKKCFHCRDNVCDHHGRCSACSDGWFGERCDKACGSCLDGVCDVDGSCSRGCKDGAYGSHCQHTCSGDCVACDQRTGFCNDAGVVDIETELDVLAGRSSIMYVKYQNIMSVAFVVIYALSQ